The proteins below come from a single Etheostoma spectabile isolate EspeVRDwgs_2016 chromosome 4, UIUC_Espe_1.0, whole genome shotgun sequence genomic window:
- the parp3 gene encoding protein mono-ADP-ribosyltransferase PARP3, whose product MPPKRRSSSATKAGGKKVKQEPETPKPKDAFTSAKEALLAAGTQVKGKRKVDEYCNLLAAEVYKDYDCMLNQTNIGNNNNKFYVIQVLQVNTDYFTWNRWGRVGESGQTKSTKFDKPEKAVKDFEKKFKDKTKNNWSDRLDFVSHQGKYTLIEVDGEQDAEVKVDTVDGKHVSKNVKACTLDNPTKNLIELIFSNDMFKEAMECMNLDIKKMPLGKLSKIQIAKGFEVLEEIEAAINQKSRNNCLKELSSKFFTTIPHNFGRNRPPIIEDKEIVEKKKEMLMVLADIELAQTLKSETEKAQVEMIETMTVPHPLDQDYNSLKCSLTLMDKETETFKIIEKYLEETAGGYCNPKIVNVWEVDRETEGERFSKNDSLENRRLLWHGTNIAVVAAILKSGLRIMPQSGGRVGSGIYFASENSKSACYVRPSKNTGVMFLSEVALGKEYTITRDNCSLKKAPAGFDSVVARGSVEPDPSKDIFITLEGKKIAVPQGKPIAQPQFSDSHFSNSEYLIYNESQCRLRYLLELKMK is encoded by the exons ATGCCACCAAAGAGAAGATCTTCTTCTGCAACCAAAGCAGGTGGCAAGAAGGTGAAACAGGAGCCTGAGACACCAAAGCCAAAGGATGCCTTCACCTCTGCTAAAGAGGCCCTTCTTGCTGCAGGGACACAGGTAAAAGGCAAGAGGAAGGTGGATGAGTACTGCAACCTGTTAGCTGCAGAG GTATACAAGGACTATGACTGCATGCTCAATCAGACCAACATtggtaataacaataataagttTTATGTCATTCAAGTTCTTCAAGTTAACACTGATTACTTTACTTGGAATAGATGGGGCAGAGTG GGGGAAAGTGGGCAAACGAAAAGTACAAAGTTTGATAAGCCTGAGAAAGCTGTCAAGGACTTTGAGAAAAAGTTTAAGGACAAGACCAAGAACAACTGGAGCGATCGGTTGGACTTTGTGTCTCACCAGGGGAAGTACACGCTGATCGAGGTGGACGGAGAGCAGGATGCTGAGGTCAAG GTGGACACTGTTGATGGAAAGCATGTCAGTAAAAATGTCAAAGCTTGCACCCTTGACAACCCTACCAAGAATCTCATCGAGCTAATTTTCAGCAATGACATGTTCAAGGAGGCAATGGAATGTATGAACCTAG ACATCAAGAAAATGCCTTTGGGCAAGCTCAGTAAGATTCAAATTGCAAAGGGCTTTGAAGTGTTGGAGGAGATCGAGGCAGCCATTAACCAAAAAAGCAGAAACAACTGTCTGAAAGAACTTTCCTCAAAGTTCTTTACCACAATACCACACAACTTTGGACGGAACAGACCGCCAATCATCGAAGACAAAGAGATtgtggagaaaaagaaagagatgcTTATG GTGCTGGCTGACATCGAGCTTGCCCAGACTCTGAAGTCAGAGACTGAAAAGGCTCAGGTAGAGATGATAGAAACAATGACAGTTCCTCATCCCCTAGACCAGGACTACAATTCTCTCAAATGCAGCCTCACTCTAATGGACAAGGAGACAGAAACATTCAAG ATCATAGAAAAATACCTGGAAGAGACTGCAGGTGGCTATTGTAACCCAAAAATTGTCAATGTTTGGGAGGTTGATCGTGAGACTGAG GGAGAGCGATTTAGCAAGAATGATAGTCTGGAGAACCGCCGTCTGCTGTGGCATGGTACAAACATAGCGGTGGTGGCAGCTATCCTGAAGAGCGGTCTGAGAATAATGCCCCAATCAGGAGGCCGTGTTGGTAGCGGTATCTATTTTGCATCTGAAAACAGCAAATCTGCATGTTATG TGCGACCCTCTAAAAATACTGGAGTGATGTTTTTGAGCGAGGTAGCCCTTGGCAAGGAATACACCATCACGAGAGACAACTGCTCCTTGAAGAAGGCCCCTGCAGGCTTTGATAGTGTGGTGGCACGAGGATCAGTGGAGCCAG ATCCATCCAAGGACATCTTCATCACCCTGGAGGGAAAGAAGATTGCTGTGCCTCAGGGTAAGCCCATAGCTCAGCCCCAGTTCTCAGACAGCCACTTCAGCAACAGTGAATATCTCATCTACAATGAGAGCCAGTGTCGCCTTCGCTACCTGCTGGAGCTTAAAATGAAGTAA